The following proteins are encoded in a genomic region of Pyricularia oryzae 70-15 chromosome 6, whole genome shotgun sequence:
- a CDS encoding queuine tRNA-ribosyltransferase, translating into MVDGSENRSSTSSPIGSPATTRARASILTLPHGPVNLPIFMPVATQASLKGLTPQQLEDTSCRLCLNNTYHLGLKPGQAVLDAVGGAHKLQGWRHNLLTDSGGFQMVSLLKLATITEEGVRFLSPHDGSPMLLTPEHSMSLQNSIGSDIMMQLDDVLVTTSPDAARMREAMERSVRWLDRCIAAHKKPETQNLFCIIQGGLDLEMRRECTAEMLRRDTPGIAIGGLSGGEAKEDYCRVVAACTELLPDLKPRYVMGIGYPEDLVVSVALGADMFDCVWPTRTARFGNAVTRHGVLNMRNKQYADDFGPIEDGCGCVCCQPVSKGGTGVTRALVHHNAAKETVSAHILTIHNVWYQLNLMREIRESIIADRFPGTVKEFFANLYPSKDEYPSWAVNALKGVGIDLSKD; encoded by the exons ATGGTCGACGGTTCCGAGAACCGAAGCTCCACCTCTTCCCCCATCGGGTCACCTGCA ACCACCCGCGCCCGCGCCTCCATACTCACTCTTCCTCATGGCCCCGTCAACCTTCCCATCTTCATGCCGGTGGCCACCCAGGCGTCTCTCAAGGGCCTGACACCCCAACAACTAGAGGACACGAGCTGCCGGCTGTGCCTGAACAATACGTACCACCTTGGGCTCAAGCCAGGTCAGGCGGTCCTCGACGCCGTCGGCGGCGCCCACAAGCTGCAGGGATGGCGGCATAACCTCCTGACTGACAGCGGCGGCTTCCAAATGGTCTCGCTCCTCAAGCTGGCCACCATCACCGAGGAGGGCGTGCGCTTCCTCAGTCCGCACGACGGCAGCCCCATGCTGCTGACCCCGGAGCACTCCATGTCTCTGCAGAACAGCATCGGGTCCGACATCATGATGCAGCTCGACGACGTCCTGGTCACCACCTCTCCCGACGCGGCCCGCATGCGCGAGGCCATGGAGCGCAGCGTCCGCTGGCTCGACCGCTGCATAGCCGCCCACAAAAAACCCGAGACGCAGAACCTCTTCTGTATCATCCAGGGCGGACTCGACCTCGAAATGCGGCGCGAGTGCACCGCCGAGATGCTCCGGCGCGACACCCCGGGCATCGCCATCGGCGGCCTGAGCGGCggcgaggccaaggaggacTACTGccgggtggtggcggcgtgcACGGAGCTCCTCCCGGACCTCAAGCCGCGGTATGTCATGGGCATCGGCTACCCGGAGGACCTGGTGGTGAGCGTGGCGCTGGGCGCCGACATGTTTGACTGCGTGTGGCCGACGCGCACCGCCCGCTTCGGCAATGCCGTCACGCGCCACGGCGTTCTCAACATGAGGAACAAGCAGTACGCCGACGATTTTGGCCCCATCGAGGATGGCTGCGGGTGCGTGTGCTGCCAGCCCGTGTCCAAGGGCGGCACCGGCGTCACGCGCGCCCTCGTCCACCACAACGCCGCCAAGGAGACCGTCTCGGCTCATATCCTGACCATCCACAACGTGTGGTATCAGCTCAACCTTATGCGTGAGATCAGGGAGTCTATCATTGCGGACAGGTTTCCCGGCACGGTCAAGGAGTTCTTTGCCAATCTTTATCCTAGCAAGGATGAGTATCCTTCGTGGGCCGTGAATGCCCTAAAGGGTGTGGGTATAGACCTGAGCAAAGACTAG